GTTTACATTGTAATATAGCACAGGGTATACTTGAGGGGTAGGCgctgaaaagagatttttatgtAGGTAGTTGAACCTGAAAGTCCTCAACTTTTCAAATactctgctgctgtttatttcattacttttttaaaaaaatattgtaagttACAATGCTATTTAGTGcctaaaaatggaaaaaatgtgtcAGTACTTTCAACTGATAATGCAGCTCTAGCATAGTATTTCGTCATCTGCAAAATAAGTAACTACAGCGTGTTTTTACAAGATTATACGTAAACTTCGCTAAAGAATCATCTTAGTTCACTATAGTAATGCAAGTTAACTATGGAAACTAAGTTTAGCCTGAAACtatagtaaaatgaaaaatattttaacacctTTCAATCTATTTCTGATTTAATCAATCTTGAAAATCCTTCCCTCACCTTaaaattttgtccttttctttccttacatAAACCGAATATTAAGTCACAGACTCTTTGACATTGGCTTTATCTTGAAAGAGGGACATTGTCAGAGACTGCAACCCCTGAAACGCTCCGTCTTCCCCGCGCTGGGTTATGCTGACGGGTTTTTCCCTGCGGCACCTTAGGGTCCTGCAGCTCCTTCTCGGGCAGGCGCTGAGCGCCCGCCGCTGCAGGGCCGAGCTGGGGAGCGCCCCAGTGTGCATCGGCGCCTGGTGAGCGGGCGCTGCTCTGCCGCGTAGCAGGCTTTTCAGCTTACTTTGCTTGCTGAGATGGAGCTGGAGGCAAACCCCTAGGCGCGGGGATGAGCACCTGGACGCAGCACCCCGAGTAAGGAGTTTGCAGAGCAGAAGCTCGCAACTCGCCGGGGGCGGCTCCTCGCCGCTCGAGTCAGCGCTGCGCGGAGCGGGGGCGgctcccggcgctgcccggggcgctgccgccgcgcccggccccgccgcctcgcctcccgccgcctcgcccggccccgccgcctcgcccggccccgccgcctcgcctcccgccgccgcgcccggccccgccgcctcgcctcccgccgccgcgcccggccccgccgcctcgccTCACGCCGcctcgcccggccccgcccggccccgccgcctcgccTCCCGCCGCCTCGCCTCCCGCCGcctcgcccggccccgccgcctcgcccggccccgccgcctcgccTCACGCCGCCTCGCCTCACGCCGCCTCGCCTCACGCCGCCCCGCGGGGGAGCttggcgcggggccggggccgccccgccgggggagGTGGCCTGAGGGGCGGCACGGCAgcgcccgcccggcgccgcgggaggggacggggcgccccgccgagccggggCCGCGCTCCAGTTCCTCATTTTCCCGTCGGGGCTGAGCCTCCCGCGGAgctccgcgccgcgccgagCACCGAGCGGCGATGATGGACCGCGACCGCAACAAGacgctgctgctggagctgcagagggCCGCCGGCACCGGGAACGGCCGCTGCGCCGACTGCGGGGAGCCAGGTAAGGGGGGTCCGCCCGGaagcagcccccggccccgctcccctcggcGCGCTTCTGACAGGAAAGGGGCTGAGCGAGgggcccgccgggccccccgggCTGCGCCGCCGTCCAGGCGCCGCTCCGCCCCCGGCCGGCGCGCCGGTCCCCGTTTCGCTCGGTTCCTGCGAGCGGTGCCCGTCGTCACCCTTGGCTTCGTGTGACACGGGGGCGGGCGCAGGTGGTTTCCTGAGGCGGGCCGGTCCCGCCCTGGGAGGCGGCCGCTCAGGTGGGCCctgcggggccgccgcgccgcgggcaGTCggggcccggctccccccaggcgggcggggccgggagcggcggcggggagccccgggccgCGGAGGGGAcggcgcggggcgggaggcggcatCAGCGCGGCGGCAGCTTCCCCAGAGTTATCGGCACAAGGCCGGAGGAGCAGAACGCGTGGCGTGGTTTTCCAGCTCGGGGCGcttcatgattcctagtttttactttcattataaatgatccagctaCCGAGccgggaaacatgaaattgctactctacccttaatcgGTTCAGTGGTGGACgtggtaatattaggttaatggctggagtggatgatcttaaaggtctttcccaacctaaacgaagtacaaataaaaaaataaaataaacagattgtCTCTGCAGTGGGGTTGGCGCAGAGAAAGGCACCAAAGAGCCCCACAGCGGGCTGGCACCCCGCGCTTGTTGGAGGTGGAAGTCGTCCTCACCAAAGCAAGCAGTCGGTCGGCAGCCTGCAGCAACTGGGAGAAGGCGACAAGTAGCTTCTGTTTGATGTGATAAGGGAGAAGCGGAGGGCGACATAGTGAAAGCAGCGATCTAAGGAAACGGTGTCTCCAGAGCACTCGGCATGCCTCTGAGCATCGACTCGTCACGGTCGCTTCAGGGGATGCGGCCGCAGGCAAAAGCAGGAGCTGTTGTGGGCAGTGGACGCGAGTCCTCGCCCTGGGTGGTTGTACTCTGTTGTACTCTCAGTAGTGCTCACCGTCTGCAACATCCTTCCATTGTTAATTCAGCAACAGTGGCTTTCCATGCAGAACTAATAATTAGCTGAGCTGTTACATCACCACTCAGCTGCCTGCACGgtcacattaatttttaaacagtcGGTGAAAGAGCCTACAAATGCAGGGGCCACATTCTTCACTGGGGAAGGCAGGTGCTGCTCCTCTGAACACAGTGAAGCGACAGCCACAAACGACGGAGTGGGAGTTGATGTGCTTTGTGTGAAGGCTGGCCTGTGCATCGATGCGCTTTTTTGTCCTTGCCAGTGGCTGTGCCTTTTCCCATGTATTAGTTCATTCTTTGTGTTTGTATCTAGATCCAGAGTGGGCTTCTTACAAACTTGGAATATTCATTTGTTTGAATTGCTCTGGAATCCATCGCAATCTTCCTCATATCAGCAGGGTCAAATCCCTTCGGCTTGACTTCTGGGAGAGCGATCTTATAGAGgtacagaggaaaaagcagtaatTCACTTACTGTTCTCCACATTTCATCATAGCCTCCTCTGCCTTGCAATTCTTACATCATCCACCATGGACAGAGGAACAAAGCTACACAGAGCCGAGTTAACTCCATGGGTAACTTTAgggggttttttattatctACTCAATCGAATTACACTGATTGGCGATCATGCTTCTAACAGCCtgcagtataattttttttaatagcacacAGTAATTCCTCATTGTGGTTTCGAAGCCCACAGATGTTTCCAGATAGCATGCTCTATTCACATTTAATCAACACACCATTCTTAGATATTGGTTCAGCCTCTTGTCTTTCAATTGAATTTTGTTAATAATATAATCACAGTTAATGTCTAGGAAGAGATGAAGGTATAGGGAGgttgtaaatatattttctccttattttcttttgttcttttaatcaACAACCACAATCTTGTGTTCCTTCCCATCTGGTTCAGAActgtaaatactgaaaaaggCTCAGCCACCTAAAAAGTACAAACTATAGATTGCCAAAAGGAATTTATAAACATATGTAGAGATGCACTGAGAGTTATGGTGAAACTGTGCAAAAAGTGCAGTGGTCTCTTTGATGCAAGTTTCATTTTATGTTCATGACGTGGTATTGATTTTGTAGTTGCACACCTAACTGTAActtcttttgtatttcagtttatgAAGAAGCATGGGAATCTCTGTGCCAAAACTAAATATGAGGCAAAAGTCCCTCCCTACTATTACATCCCTCAGTCCCATGATTGCTTGTAAGTTGATGGTGTATTTACTGTTGCAGACCTTTACAGCTATTGAACTAGTGCTTCCCTCTACAGGTCTCTTTGGTTGGTTGATGAAAATAGAGTAGAGGCAGATCAACtttatgttttcctctttcagggTTTTAAGAGAGCAATGGATTAGAGCTAAATACGAGCGTGAGGAGTTTGTTGCCACCCAAGTCTGCCAAGATCCTTGTTCCGCAGGTAAAAGTTAGGTTTGTCAGGGAAAAGGTGTTAGCCTTAAGGCTAACAGCACAGTGTTACATTTGCAACTTTGAAGATCTCTGAGGTTGGTTTGTCATATTTGAACTGTTGGATGTGCAGGCCTTGCTTTGAGTCTAACTTTGAGAAGAAGCTCCTAAGAAAAGGCACTTAGACAAGTGCAAGGGGGTATTCAGATCTTACAGTTCTCCAGTTCTCCACTGATTTTTTCATATGAGGTGAAAATTCTCAGATGGAGAAGAGACTTGAAACTCTGTGCCGCATCACCATTTAGATAAACAGTCCTGCTATTGTGCTGCCCTTCTTTGACACATCTTGGTCTAATCTGCAGGTAGCCGTGAAGGATTCCTCTGGAAGCGTGGGCGGGAAAGCAGACAGTTCCAGAAGAGGCGATTTCTCCTATCAGCAAGGGAAGGGGTGATGAAGTACTACACCAAAGAAGTGAGTTCCTCAGCCAGAGTTGGCCGTACGTAGCTGGTCAACATCCATCCTCAGACCCTGCTCTTCACCAGCAAAAAACAGCATAAATAGCTTCATCTCTAGTTTTGCAGGCAGGCCAGCCTGTGTTTGGAGCAGCCCAGATGTTTCCCCATTAACATATGTGGTATTGTAGGCAGCTGCTCTTTTGGATTTTGCCCTTTTCCTCATCCCTTATCTTAACCCTGCAGCCTCCTTTTGCTTAGTGAACAAAGGAAATGGATACTGGCAGTTGAATAGCAAGATGAAGAAGAGATCTGTCAGCAGCTGTTACCTCTTATATTACTAAAACATTCTCTCATCAACTGCTGCAGCATCATCCTCAACATGTCTCCCCTCTGTGGGAGAGTGTAGCTAATTGTTCTCCAACTGGGAGGCTGGAGATAGGACCCATCCCTTGCAATTCAGACACATCCCTCTTAAACAGTGACCCAGCATTTGTCAAGGAAAGGGAGTCATTCCTTTGTAAGTGATTTTATGTAGCATGTAATTAAGGCTTTATATTTCAGGTATATCcaatattcagatttttcaggATGCCTGCTTTCTCTTCAGTAGGGATCTAGTTCTCATACAGCTACTCTGTCCTCCATTACATTCCCTGAGGGTACTTTAATACAGTGatgcttttcatttcacagtCCAGAGGTCCAAAAGCCATTATCAGCATTGAGAATCTGAATGCAATGTTCCAGACAGAGAAAATCCAACATGCTCATGGGCTGCAGATCACATACAACACAGGCGGTCAAACAAGGAACCTTTTTGTCTATCACGGAAGTGGAAAGGTGAATACCACGGAGATTTTGGAATAAGCAAGATGCTTAGATGTTGGATCTGTATTTTGGAAGAGATACCCTGTTTCTGCAGgatctggttttatttgaaGTCACTATGACTTGCAGAATATAAAAAGTTGCAGAATTTGACACTAATAACATCTTGTTCCTGTTCTGTTGGGGCATATATTCAGCTTCACACCCTGAATAGTCTTAAGGCCTCAGTGGGGCATATCTGTAAATCTCTGTAAGGTAACTGCCTAACGGTTTTATACAATTCTGTGGTTATATTCTTTGAGGCCGCCTTGACACGCATAGAAAATATGGTTATTCTGCATTATTTCCAAGCAAACAATGATAATTTTAAGAAGTATGTCTATGGGGTTTGTTcgatttctgtttctttccttgccATAGTTCTCATGTCTTTCCAGGTATAAAGGTTTTTAAACAATCCATAACTGAATCAACTGGAAAAGCCTGTGTACAGAGGCTTGGGTGACTGTCCATGCTGAGAATGTCTGGGACCTCACTGGAGgggcatttttaaattattttggaggCTCGGTGTTTTTCAGGTGTCTGGGACAAGTCACTGACTCTCTCTGCCCCTTGGGGAGAACGTACATCATTGCAAAGAGGTCACAAAGAAGGAGAAGGGCATTTTGGAGAGGCAGCACTCTTActccttcttgttattcttgtCTTTATGTTTGTATTTGCTGTTTTCCCTAGGAGATTGTTGACTGGTTCAATGCCATTCGGGCAGCACGTTACCATTATCTCAGAACAACCTTCCCAGCTGTCCCTGAGCCTGAGGTGAGAACTGAACCGGGCTTGAAGCAGTCTATGCAAACATAGCatgggaaaacattttctcacttCTTCTGCCAGAGTCAGGTGCTCAAACAGCAGCATATGGGTTTTGGGAATGGACAGAAGAAGTAGAAGGAAAAGCCACACTGGATAACATGGAAAAACATATTCAACCTTTAAGGCCTGAAAGTCTCCATGTGGTCCTTATAAAGTGTAACCTTTCAAAAACCTTCTGTTCCTTCTTATTACAGACTTCCCTTTACTGAGTAGCCAAAAAAAGCCCCAGGCCCCAAAAGCCAAAATTGATGGTAAGTAGCTTTGACAGAAAcggaacagaaaaggaagcttgaatgacacagactttttttttgtgtgttctccTAGCTCATACCCAGGATCACAAGAAATTATGTCAAAGAAGGCTATATGGAGAAAACAGGACCAAAAGTAAGTGCATACTTGGCAGTGCACAAACAGGATTATTCCAGATGGAGAATATTTGATAATTCTATGCTGTTTACTAGATTCTATGATTTGTTGAGTGACTATACGCTTCATGGGTCGATAAAACATTGTATTCAAGCCTGTCATGTTCTTTGGgatcatgttttattttgtgtggaAAATAAGACTGGGAAGAATAATCCTCCTTGAAGAGTGAACAAGACGGATTAGCTGGCAGTGGATGTGCAAAGTACTGTTACGCAACACCAGATGGATTGCTGCTAACTGCTGCACTAGGACTGTAGCTCTGCTAGAACAGAACATGCTGACTCCCCTACTTCCCCGTTTCTCTTAAAGTCAGTAGCACACAAGTCAGATCTGCTTATAGCAGCAAAGTATGATTGAGCAAATCCTCCACAGTGAAGCCTatggtttggtttagtttttgcGGGAAAGTATTTGGGCCACTGTTCCTTGGAACAGGAGAGGGAGATTTCAGGCTGTGCTGAAGGAGGAGATAAAGATCCAAGGTCTTGTTTGAACGTTACCTCTACTTGCCTTGCTGTGCTCCAAGTGAACCGTGAGCCAAAGTCCCATTAAAAAGTTCAGTGGTGTAATGCTGATATTGAATATGCTGGGGTTTTGGCCCAGTGCAGTGCAACTGTCCCAATACATCTTCCTGCAGGTACTTGCACAGAGGATACCCACAGCTACAAGCGTGAAagatgtgtgtgtttttctcctGAGGCCTAAATTTTGCTCAAACTGAAGTGAGCCCTAGAAGAGGACCCTTCAGTTCAGCACAGAGCAATGAATAGCTCAGGGAATGGTCAGATGAGCGTAGCTGATGGAattagcactttttaaaaaacctacCACTTGTCCCTACCATCGTGCATCCCGCAATGCTAGGGAcaaccccccaaaccaaaatgctGAAATTGATTGTGCATTCTCCTCATTATCACCACTGGCCCAGGGATCATTCTCTGCAGTGCTTTCAATTAATCCATTTGCTGCAACTTTCTTAATCCTGGTAATTTGCTTACTGGGAGAACCAAACTTCCCTGCCTTACCCAAGGATTGCCGCTGAATGCAAATCTCTAGTGTGAACCCAGGGAGAAGGGAGCTGAGAGCTGCACGCAGCAGGGACTCACCCGTTACCAGTTACGGGGATGAATGAAACTGAACTCAAGCTCTGAGTCATTTAAGGAGTCCAGGGATCTGCCTTGAATAGGCCAAACTCCCCTTTGGGACGTGGTCTTTAAAGAACTTCTACCATCTCCTTGCAGCAGAAGGAGGCCTTTAAGGTGCGCTGGTTCTGCCTGGATTCTCAAGAAAGGAGACTGATGTACTTTAAAAATCCACTGGTAAGAGGAGTGTTCTTCGCTATTCCGCAAGCCCCTTCATGaagtggggtggggaggaagggtcTGTTCTCATCCAGCTCTTCCAGTGGCCGCACAGGGCTGAAGCAGGCCCAGTCTCAAGAGCTCATCTCCCTTGTCAGTGGATCTCTGTGAAGCTGAGCTGTCTGGGAGCTCTGGCCCTTACAGTGGCTGTGAGGAAGATCTTAAGTCTTTTAAAAGTAGCTGCTACTGCCTGTAGCGTTTATAGCCCGCTCTCTCCCAGCCCTATTGCCATTGTGCCTGTAGCCTTAGGCAAGATGAGCAATATAGCAATAACAGAGGCTTGGCAGCCCCAATATCCTGCTTCCTAGCACTGCTCTAGCCATGAGAATATCTTTCCTTGCTCCTTCTAAACACCCACCAACCAGCTCTGTAAGGATGGGTCCCTACCTCCTTCTTCTGAGCATGCCCATGAgcgtaaaaaaaaaacctccaagtGTTTCCTGCTGCCTGTCACCAAATCGGTGCCTCCGTCACGCATCCCCAGTTCCTGCTCCATGTCAAAGGATAGAACAGTGTCTGCTGGAGCTGCGCTGTCCACTGCCTAAGGGCTGTCTTCTGCTCCCTTCTTTCTAGGATGCATTCGCACAGGGCCAGTTTTTTATTGGAAGGATGGATGAGGGATATGAAGTACGAGCTGGCTCGCCCCAGGGAGTCCAGGTGAAGAAGAGGAAACCAGCGATCACTGTGGTCACGCCAATGAGAGAGTTTGTGTTTATATGTGAGAATGATAGGGAGCAGAAGGAGTGGATAGATGCCTTAAATGGAGTCATTGCCCAGCCTTTGACAGGTTAAGACTAGCACCGAGTTCTGGGGAACTGCACTTCTTGGGCTCTGTTCAGCACTGCTCTGTGGCCTCTTTCTGTTGGCAAGGATGGTGCTCAAGGGCCTGCAGTGACTAGCCCTTCAACAGCCACAGGCACAGAAGAGTGGCATCAGAGAAATGGGTAAGAGGGAGTGcagattttcagaagttatCTGTGCCCCTGCAGAGCCTTGCTTGAAGTGCCTTCTCTCTTCCTAtccttctctgcttttgagCAGAGGAGGCCTTCCTAGCCTGACGTAGGGATGAATCATCCAGTGTTGTCTTAcggaaaaaaccccaaagtcaGTGGAGAAAGCCTGGCCCCAGAAGGACTGACATGCATTTCCTTGAGGACTCCTGCAGGTGCTGTTATACCAGCTCCTCCTTTTCTTGCCTTGGACTCATATCAGAAGGACTCCTGTACATCCTGAAGGATGTGACAGTCCAGCCAGTG
This window of the Pelecanus crispus isolate bPelCri1 chromosome 12, bPelCri1.pri, whole genome shotgun sequence genome carries:
- the ADAP2 gene encoding arf-GAP with dual PH domain-containing protein 2 isoform X1, which gives rise to MMDRDRNKTLLLELQRAAGTGNGRCADCGEPDPEWASYKLGIFICLNCSGIHRNLPHISRVKSLRLDFWESDLIEFMKKHGNLCAKTKYEAKVPPYYYIPQSHDCLVLREQWIRAKYEREEFVATQVCQDPCSAGSREGFLWKRGRESRQFQKRRFLLSAREGVMKYYTKESRGPKAIISIENLNAMFQTEKIQHAHGLQITYNTGGQTRNLFVYHGSGKEIVDWFNAIRAARYHYLRTTFPAVPEPELIPRITRNYVKEGYMEKTGPKQKEAFKVRWFCLDSQERRLMYFKNPLDAFAQGQFFIGRMDEGYEVRAGSPQGVQVKKRKPAITVVTPMREFVFICENDREQKEWIDALNGVIAQPLTG
- the ADAP2 gene encoding arf-GAP with dual PH domain-containing protein 2 isoform X3, whose protein sequence is MMDRDRNKTLLLELQRAAGTGNGRCADCGEPDPEWASYKLGIFICLNCSGIHRNLPHISRVKSLRLDFWESDLIEFMKKHGNLCAKTKYEAKVPPYYYIPQSHDCLVLREQWIRAKYEREEFVATQVCQDPCSREGFLWKRGRESRQFQKRRFLLSAREGVMKYYTKESRGPKAIISIENLNAMFQTEKIQHAHGLQITYNTGGQTRNLFVYHGSGKEIVDWFNAIRAARYHYLRTTFPAVPEPELIPRITRNYVKEGYMEKTGPKQKEAFKVRWFCLDSQERRLMYFKNPLDAFAQGQFFIGRMDEGYEVRAGSPQGVQVKKRKPAITVVTPMREFVFICENDREQKEWIDALNGVIAQPLTG
- the ADAP2 gene encoding arf-GAP with dual PH domain-containing protein 2 isoform X2, translating into MDRDRNKTLLLELQRAAGTGNGRCADCGEPDPEWASYKLGIFICLNCSGIHRNLPHISRVKSLRLDFWESDLIEFMKKHGNLCAKTKYEAKVPPYYYIPQSHDCLVLREQWIRAKYEREEFVATQVCQDPCSAGSREGFLWKRGRESRQFQKRRFLLSAREGVMKYYTKESRGPKAIISIENLNAMFQTEKIQHAHGLQITYNTGGQTRNLFVYHGSGKEIVDWFNAIRAARYHYLRTTFPAVPEPELIPRITRNYVKEGYMEKTGPKKEAFKVRWFCLDSQERRLMYFKNPLDAFAQGQFFIGRMDEGYEVRAGSPQGVQVKKRKPAITVVTPMREFVFICENDREQKEWIDALNGVIAQPLTG
- the ADAP2 gene encoding arf-GAP with dual PH domain-containing protein 2 isoform X4, which produces MDRGTKLHRAELTPWFMKKHGNLCAKTKYEAKVPPYYYIPQSHDCLVLREQWIRAKYEREEFVATQVCQDPCSAGSREGFLWKRGRESRQFQKRRFLLSAREGVMKYYTKESRGPKAIISIENLNAMFQTEKIQHAHGLQITYNTGGQTRNLFVYHGSGKEIVDWFNAIRAARYHYLRTTFPAVPEPELIPRITRNYVKEGYMEKTGPKQKEAFKVRWFCLDSQERRLMYFKNPLDAFAQGQFFIGRMDEGYEVRAGSPQGVQVKKRKPAITVVTPMREFVFICENDREQKEWIDALNGVIAQPLTG